One window of the Candidatus Binataceae bacterium genome contains the following:
- a CDS encoding pyridoxamine 5'-phosphate oxidase family protein — MDDSQKKKLLDLFGSQHVAVFSTQGREWPTATMQAFAETSELELLFIMGDSDKYRNLIERPGVTVQIDDRDRGDIPTFRVNRATIYGTASEIPRGDQWNALKDHFIRKNPFEERFFANEALRMIRVTPRRISFAGADYKNFKLEL; from the coding sequence ATGGATGACAGCCAAAAGAAGAAGCTGCTTGACCTGTTTGGAAGTCAGCACGTGGCGGTCTTTTCCACTCAGGGGCGAGAATGGCCGACCGCCACGATGCAGGCATTTGCCGAGACTTCTGAACTCGAACTGCTATTCATAATGGGCGATAGCGACAAGTACCGAAACCTGATCGAACGGCCGGGCGTCACGGTTCAGATCGACGATCGTGACAGGGGCGACATCCCCACCTTCCGTGTGAATCGGGCCACTATCTATGGGACTGCGAGCGAAATTCCGCGCGGCGACCAGTGGAACGCCCTCAAAGACCATTTCATCAGGAAAAATCCCTTCGAAGAGCGCTTCTTTGCCAATGAAGCGCTCCGGATGATCCGGGTGACGCCCCGGCGCATCTCATTTGCCGGCGCGGACTACAAGAATTTCAAACTCGAGTTGTAG